The Podospora pseudocomata strain CBS 415.72m chromosome 3, whole genome shotgun sequence genome window below encodes:
- a CDS encoding hypothetical protein (COG:M; EggNog:ENOG503PN93) — MEADMLQINTMAKPCQKPRKLEKPGSRLPRACKVPDAEWTKFRRIIEDLYARTDLKTVMATMTSEHGFDASKQQYKIQFAKWAFNKNRRRPGPQQGHMPPSLPSPSIACLPALREPSPSSQTSPPLNTPSLPLGPPEAQQSPSAPLQQKIPTATWAAPIGHVQPIQPLEASFQVNAPVLMRSKAPQNGTVTHSPVTKNDAITATNYELLSPWSFDQGIHDLELDATAFMSRNTGSSSATTPDYDPVHYPIRTGSLPTIMLMVDDNPQCVRAVTRSGKSCVYLAAEFGHLNILEFMIWYKVDLNLAIPRVRWYPIHIAAFKGHTEVVDLLLKRAAEPDACTVDGRTPLWLAAHQGHYEIVKLLLDAKTPIDIEAKCQDRRPLHQAAQNGHSQIVLALLEPRTFWIQGLTPLCLASANGHQEVVRSLLEQGAKLDTKRDDGKTQLFTASDRGHFGVVKLLLQHGASPQTNCGPHGATSLHIASQRGHQEVVKILLEHGAGVDAKGSDDITPLMLASQNGHQGVVRLLLQHGASILAKRTSSEATSLHFASQNGHHEVVQLLQQSASSANESLVGLN; from the exons ATGGAGGCAGACATGCTTCAGATAAACACCATGGCAAAGCCGTGCCAGAAGCCAAGAAAACTCGAAAAGCCAGGCTCTCGCCTTCCTCGGGCCTGCAAAGTTCCCGATGCAGAATGGACAAAGTTCAGGCGAATAATTGAGGATCTCTACGCAAGGACTGACCTTAAAACGGTGATGGCAACTATGACATCTGAACACGGTTTTGATGCAAG CAAACAACAGTACAAGATTCAGTTTGCGAAATGGGCTTTCAACAAGAACCGAAGAAGACCAGGGCCTCAACAAGGGCATATGCCACCATCATTACCATCACCGTCAATAGCTTGCTTACCAGCCCTACGTgaaccctcaccatcatcgcaaacatcaccacccttgAATACGCCCTCATTGCCACTTGGACCGCCTGAAGCACAACAGTCACCATCTGCACCGCTACAACAGAAAATACCTACAGCAACATGGGCAGCGCCGATTGGCCACGTACAACCCATCCAGCCTCTAGAAGCTTCATTTCAAGTCAATGCGCCAGTACTCATGCGATCCAAAGCTCCACAGAATGGCACAGTCACACATAGTCCAGTCACCAAAAATGACGCCATAACTGCCACAAATTATGAGCTCTTATCACCATGGAGCTTCGATCAAGGAATCCACGATCTTGAACTTGATGCCACCGCATTTATGAGTCGCAATACCGGGTCGTCGAGCGCAACGACTCCTGATTATGACCCTGTCCACTACCCTATTCGAACCGGCTCCCTTCCTACCATCATGCTAATGGTGGACGACAACCCACAATGTGTGCGCGCGGTCACGAGAAGTGGGAAAAGTTGCGTTTATCTCGCTGCGGAATTTGGCCATCTCAACATTCTTGAATTTATGATTTGGTACAAGGTGGACCTTAACCTCGCCATTCCACGGGTCAGATGGTATCCCATCCATATAGCAGCGTTCAAAGGTCATACCGAGGTAGTAGACCTGTTATTGAAAAGGGCAGCAGAACCCGATGCCTGCACTGTTGATGGACGGACCCCCCTGTGGTTGGCTGCGCATCAGGGACATTACGAAATCGTCAAGCTACTTCTAGATGCCAAAACACCCATCGATATTGAAGCCAAATGTCAGGACAGGCGACCACTGCACCAAGCTGCACAGAACGGACACTCTCAGATCGTCCTGGCTCTTTTGGAAC CTCGAACCTTCTGGATCCAAGGGCTTACACCGCTTTGTCTAGCCTCCGCAAATGGTCATCAAGAAGTAGTCCGGTCGCTCTTGGAGCAAGGTGCCAAGCTGGACACCAAACGCGATGATGGAAAAACACAACTGTTTACAGCTTCAGATAGGGGCCATTTTGGTGTAGTAAAGCTACTTCTACAACACGGGGCCAGTCCCCAAACGAACTGTGGGCCCCACGGGGCAACATCCCTTCACATTGCCTCGCAAAGAGGACATCAAGAGGTGGTGAAAATACTTCTCGAACATGGCGCTGGAGTTGACGCCAAGGGCAGTGATGATATTACACCGTTGATGCTAGCTTCCCAAAACGGCCATCAGGGTGTAGTGAGATTGCTGCTGCAACACGGCGCCAGTATTCTGGCTAAACGTACAAGCAGCGAGGCGACATCTCTTCACTTCGCTTCCCAGAACGGACACCACGAGGTAGTCCAGTTGCTTCAACAGTCTGCATCATCGGCAAACGAGAGCCTGGTTGGCTTGAATTGA
- a CDS encoding hypothetical protein (EggNog:ENOG503PAUG; COG:S): MSLAEREAYNARLMPLMRGGDIPRDRSIPVEYITYDLWEGMRAHDRWMANDILEPVFVFMRAQTDKARTKPMGLKEYLEYRERDIGKGYTPRGTDALQNGLVYPLPDLDLARPVDMHCSKQLSIINDVWSFEKELLTSQTAHEENMDLTRC, from the exons ATGTCCCTCGCCGAAAGGGAGGCCTACAACGCTCGTCTCATGCCTCTGATGCGCGGAGGGGACATACCGCGTGACCGCTCCATCCCGGTTGAGTACATCACATACGACTTGTGGGAAGGCATGCGGGCGCACGACCGTTGGATGGCGAACGACATCCTCGAGCCCGTCTTTGTCTTTATGCGTGCGCAGACAGACAAGGCACGCACCAAGCCGATGGGCCTGAAGGAGTACCTCGAATACCGGGAACGCGATATCGGGAAAGGGTAT ACTCCTCGCGGCACTGATGCGCTTCAAAATGGGCTTGTCTATCCCTTACCGGACCTCGACCTCGCCCGCCCCGTCGACATGCACTGCTCGAAGCAGCTTTCAATCATCAACGACGTCTGGAGCTTCGAAAAGGAACTTCTCACCTCACAGACGGCACATGAAGAGAACATGGATCTAACCAGATGCTGA